TGCTGCAGTTGCCTTTGACGCGATTGAAGCTGCCAAGGCGAGAAACATTGAAGTCGTTATCGTAGACACGGCAGGGAGGCTTCATACCAAGAGCCCCCTCATGGAAGAGTTGAAGAAGGTTCGGCGCGTTATCGACAAGTCTTTGCCGGGCGCCCCGCACGAGACACTCCTTGTTGTTGATGCCACTACAGGGCAGAATGCCTTGAAGCAGGCAGAGATGTTCAACAAAGCCATCGGTGTGACAGGGATCGCCCTCACCAAGCTTGACGGTACCGCAAAGGGAGGGATCGTCTTTGCCATCAAAAGGGAACTGGGCATTCCGATACGTCTTATTGGTATTGGCGAGGGAGTCGAGGATCTTCGGGATTTTGATTCAAAGGAATTTGTTGAGGCGCTTTTTTCATAAAGTCTATCCAGATGGGGAGTGCGGCCTTTGCCCCCGTTTCCTTTGGGCCCAGGGGCTTATGGTCGTCCCTGCCGACCCAGACGCCGACAACTAGGCTGTCGTCAAATCCGATGAACCACGCATCCGCATAGTCGTTCGTAGTGCCGGTCTTTCCATAGAGCGGTCTTTTGAGTTCCTTCGCCTTCTGGGCGGTTCCTTCCTCAACAACGGCATGGAGGAGCACTTTCATTTCACCGATGATTTCTTCTGAGATGAGTTCTGTTGTCTCAGGTCTCCGTTCCTCGATGGGGATCCCCTCACGGTTGATAATTCTCTCATAGAGCATCGGATTGACATGATACCCTGTGGCAAAGGTTCCGTAGGCAGAGACCATCTCCATGAGGGTCACGTCTGCCGCGCCGAGGGCTATCGGCAGATAGGGCAGGAGGATGCTCTTGATGCCGAGGGTTTGGGCCGTCTCGATGACGCTGTCAATTCCCAGCCTCTCTGCCAGTCTCACCGTGGCAGCATTCAAAGACTTTGCAAGGGCTGTCTTCAAGGTTACCGTGCCATGGTACTCCCCGTCATAGTTCTTGGGAGACCAGAGTTGTCCGGGCCTTGCGCCCTTGAAAGATATGGGAGCGTCGAGGATGGTATCACTTGCTCTCAGGCCGCTCTCGATAGCAGCGAGATACACAAAGGGTTTAAAGGCCGAACCTGGCTGTCGAAGGGCCTGGGTTGCACGGTTGAACTGGTTCTTCCAGAAGTCGGATCCTCCGACCATGGCGCGTATTGCGCCGGTCCTGATATCCATCGCAATCAATGCCGCCTGGATTTCACCTTTTGCCCTCCTTTCAAGGGAGGCAATGCCCTTTTCCACCGCCTCCTCAGCAGCCTTCTGCATTACCGAATCTATGGTCGAATGGATCCGGTAACCGGCTGTATAAAGTTCGCCGTTATACCGTGACTCGAGTTCATGACGGAGCATCTCGATGAAATATGGCGCCTCGTACTTGCGGAAGTGGGGGGTCATCGGAAGGGGTTCTTCATCAGCCTCTTCATACTGAGCCCTGCTGATAAATCCGTGGTCTAGCATCTGCCGCAGGACGACCGACCTCCTCTCCCGCGACTTCTCGGGATTCTTGAAGGGGGAGTATTGGGAAGGGGCCTTGGGCAGGGATGCGAGAAGGGCTGCCTCTCCAAGAGTCAGTCCATGGACGGATTTGCCGAAATAGGTTTCGCAAGCTGCCTCTATGCCGTAAGCCCTTGTACCGAAGTATGCCTGGTTCAGATAGAGGCCGATGATCTCATCTTTTGTGTAATGTTTCTCGATCTGAACAGAGAGGGCGACCTCCTTGATCTTCCTCTTGAGACTCCGCTCGGGCTTGAGGAAAAGCATCTTTGCGAGCTGCTGGGTGATGGTGCTTCCTCCCTGGGCAACGCTCCTCGTCTTTATATCGTGATAAAGGGCCCTGAGAATGCCGATGACGTCGACCCCCGGATGGTGGTAAAACCTCACGTCCTCTATCGCTATGAACGCCCTTTTCACGTGTTCCGGGATGGTGTAGTATGGGATAAAGGTCCTTCTTTCGATGTAAAACTCGGCAAGGACCTTCCCGTCCGCGGAATAGACAAGGGAAGAGACAGCCGGCGGGTATTCCTCAAGGGCCTTGATGACAGGGAGGTCCGAGAGGTTCCAGTAGAGGAGTCCTCCGGCTATTCCGACGAGAATTGCCAGGAAAAGGGACAGTATGAATGGTTTCCGCAGGCAGGAGGAACGACCGGATCCCGGTGATCTCTTCGATCTCTTCGACGCTCTCGAAGAAGGGATCCGGCCTTGATGGTGCTTTTCACCGTACGTTGCCATTACCCTATTATAACTTACCAACGTAAATGGGTTAAAATAGAGCACGCACTGTATTTTCCGTTTGAGCGGGCAGCAGGCAGGAAGCATCCTATGAAAGCTCGGCCCATCGGTGGATTTTGGCCGTGGGAAAGGTATATAATAGCACCTTGTATTTTTCGGAGACCGGAGGTAATTGATGGTAGTGAAGGGCAGGGTATGGAGATTTGGTGATGACGTAGACACCGATGCAATTATTCCTGCGAGGTATCTGAACACATCAGACCCAGCAGAGCTTGCGAAACATGTGATGGAAGATGCTGACAAGGACTTTCCTTCAAAGGTCCGGAAAGGCGATATCCTCATAGCGGGCAAGAACTTCGGCTGCGGTTCGTCGCGGGAACACGCCCCGATCGCCATCAAGGCTTCCGGTGTCCAGGCAGTTATTGCGAAGAGCTTTGCCCGGATATTCTACCGGAATGCCTTTAACATCGGACTCCCGATCTTTGAATCCGCAGAGGCCAGCGAGAAGGTACATGAAGGTGATAGTATTGAAATCGACGCCGGTACCGGTATTATCAGGAACCATACTCGTGGGGAACAGTACAAGGCCAAACCGATCCCGCTATTCATGCAGGAGTTGATAGGCGCTGGCGGGCTCATCGAGTGGACAAAGAAGAAGATCAAAGGAGCGGTGGCATGAGCAGGACATACAACATTGCAGTAATACCCGGCGACGGTACGGGGCCTGAGGTGGTAGCAGAAGGGATGAGAGTTCTCACCGCGGCTTCCAGGAGGTTCGGGTTTCAGTTGAAGCTGGACAATTTCGATTTCGGGGGCGAAAGATACCTGCAGACCGGTGCAACGATCAGTGCGGAAGAGATCGATACGCTGAGGGGCTATCATGCGATATACCTCGGCGCCATCGGCCATCCCGATGTGAAGGCGGGGATTCTTGAAAAAGGCATCCTCCTGAGGCTCCGTTTTGAACTCGACCAGTATGTGAATCTGAGACCCGTGAAGCTTTATCCCGGAGTCGACTGCCCGCTGAAGGACAAGGGGCCTGATGATATCGATTTCGTCGTCGTGAGGGAGAATACGGAAGGTCTCTATGCCGGTGCAGGCGGCGTCTTGAAAAAGGGCACGGCCGACGAGGTTGCCGTCCAGGAATCCATAAACACGAGGAAAGGCGTTGAACGGTGCATCCGCTTTGCCTTCGAATATTGCCGGAAGAGGAACAAAGGGAGGAAACTCACCCTCTGCGGCAAGACCAATGTTCTCACTTTCGCCTTTGACCTCTGGGAAAGGACGTTCCATGAGGTCGCGAAGGAATACCCTGATATCAAGGTCGATTACGCTCATGTCGACGCGATAACCATGTGGTTTGTGAAGAACCCTGAATGGTTTGATGTCATTGTGACTGATAACATGTTCGGCGATATCATCACCGACCTCGGCGCTATGATACAGGGGGGGATGGGAATCGCTGCCGGCGGAAACATCAACCCGAAGGGCGTATCCATGTTCGAACCGATCGGCGGATCGGCGCCCAAGTATAAGGGCCAGAATATCATCAATCCCCTTGCAGCCATATGTGCCGGGGGGATGATGCTTGAGCATCTCGGAGAGGATGCCGCGGGCAGAGCTATCGAACGAGCAGCGATGGAGGTTACCGGGAAACACCTCAAGAGTCTTGCAGCAGGCAAGATGGGATATTCTACGACGGACGTTGGGGATCTGGTGGTGAAGTATGTATCTGAGATGGCATGAGGAACTGTCTCCACGAGGGCAAACCTAGACTTCTTTCCCATACGTGTTCTGGAGATATAGGTACATTGTTAGGATAAAGGAGAGGAGAGATGTTGAAGAAGAAGGAGAACTATGTTGTTGCCGTTGTCGGCGCCACCGGCGCTGTCGGCAATGAAATGATAGCGGTCGTTGAGGAGAGGAGGTTCCCTGTTGAACGGTTAAGGCTCTTTGCCTCAGAAAGATCAGAGGGAAAGACCCTTGAATACCGAGGGAAGGAGGTACCGGTAGAGACGCTGAAGGAAGATTCCTTCGAGGGGATCGATATCGCGCTCTTTTCCGCGGGCGCAGAGCGCTCGAAGATGTGGGCCCCCGTTGCTGCTCAATCCGGGTGTGTTGTCGTGGATAATTCGAGCCAGTGGAGGATGGACCCCGAAATTCCCCTTGTGGTCCCTGAAGTCAACTCCCACGACCTGAAATGGCATAAGGGGATCATAGCAAATCCGAACTGCTCAACGATCCAGATGGTGGTGGTCCTGAAGCCGATCCATGACGCTGCAAAGATCAGGCGGGTGGTAGTGACGACGTTCCAGTCTGTTTCTGGGACAGGTAAGAAGGCGATGGACGAATTGCTCCAGCAGACCACAGACCTTCTGAACTTCAGGGAGATACAGTGCAATGTCTATCCCCATCAGATAGCCTTTAATTGTCTTCCCCATATCGACAAGTTCCTTGAGAACGGTTATACCAAGGAAGAGATGAAGATGGTGAAAGAGACGAAAAAAATCATGGGTGACGACTCAATCGGCGTTACTGCAACAACAGTGCGTGTGCCTGTTTTCCGATGCCATTCGGAAAGTATCAACATCGAGACTGAAAAAAAGCTTACTGCCGATGAGGCAAGGGCCGTCCTCGCATTGGCTCCCGGAGTGGTCGTGTTTGACGCCCCTGAAAAGAACGTGTATCCCCTTGCAATAAATGTGGCGGGCAAGGACGAAACCTACGTGGGCCGGGTCAGAGAAGACGAGTCGATAGAGAAGGGTCTCAATTTGTGGATCGTGTCGGACAACCTCAGGAAAGGCGCTGCACTCAATGCCGTGCAGATAGCGGAGAGACTCATCGCGATGGCATCATAACCCGGCTCCCGGTGAGGCGCGCCGCGAAAGAAAACTCGGACTTATTGCGAGCTGTCTCACGCGCCCGTTGAACCCGGTATGGAGAAGAGAAAAACCGTTGATCTTATCGTCCGTGCCGACTATCTCCTTCCCGTTGGGAGCGTAGCTACCGTTATTTCTGACGGGGCGGTGGCGGTCGAGAACGGAACGATCATTGCTGTCGGGCGTTTCGAGGAAGTCATCGCTGGATATGCCCCGGAAAAGATCATCGGCGGGAAGAACAGGGCTCTTATCCCTGGTCTCATTAATACCCACACCCACGCTGCCATGGTCTATTTCAGGGGCCTTGCCGACGACTTGCCTCTCAAGGAATGGCTTGAAACCTATATCTGGCCTGCCGAATCCCGATGGCTTAGTCCCGAATTCGTCTCGGACGCCATTGAACTCGCCTGCCTTGAAATGCTGAAGGCCGGGATCACAACCTATAACGACATGTATTTTTTTGGCGACGCAGCAGGCCTGGCAACAAAGAAGATGGGCATGCGAGCGGTACTCGGCGTTGGTGTCGTCGATTTCCCGACTGCCGTGGCGAAGACGACGGACGAGTATTTCGACAGGGCCGGGGAGTTTGTCGGGAAATGGAAGGCAGACACTCTCATCAGGCCCTGCATCGCCCCTCATGCATTGTACACGTGCGGTCCCGAGACGCTCAAAAGGGCAAGGAGTTTTGCCGATCAATCCGACATTCCCATCCATATCCATCTTTCCGAGTGTGAATGGGAGGTTCAGGAAATCCTATCGAGGTATGGAAGAACTCCGGTCAGGCATCTTGCGTCCCTCGGTTTCCTTGATGGAAGAGTCCTGGCGGCCCATTGCGTCTGGCTCGACGATGAAGAGGTCGGGATGCTGGCGGAGAGGGGGGTCGGGGTGTCGCATTGTATCGAGAGCAATCTCAAGCTTGCATCGGGTATGGCTCCTGTCACAACAATGCTCAAGGCAGGCATAAAGGTGACCTTTGGGACGGACGGCGCTGCGAGTAACAACGATCTGAACGTTTTGAGTGAGATGTCGACGGCTGCGAAGGTTCATAAGGCACTCTCGAAGGATCCAACCGCCCTTGATTCCAGGACGGCCCTCCTCATGGCGACCAGATGGGGCGCCGAGGTCCTCGGTCTCGGGAAGATCACCGGAAGCATCGAGAAGGGGAAGGCGGCAGACCTTGTGATCATCAATCTCGAGAAACCTCATTTAACGCCGATCTATGACATCTACTCTCATATCGCCTATTCGGTGAGGGCGTCGGATATCGAGACCGTTATCGTCAATGGCGTAGTTGTTGTCAATGAAGGTACTCTCTGCAGGGGCGACGAAGGAGAGATTCTTGCGAAGGCGAGAGCCTGGGCCGAAAGAATTGCGGGTCGATAGTGACTATGACACTATCCCAAGCTGATTCATGGGAGGAGACGATGAAAAATATGGTGCGGGGCTTGTTCCTCTTCAGTATGCTCGTTGTCTGTTGCTCAACAATAGCAGAGGGGGCCGATGGGGGCAGCTATCTGGAGAGAGGGGATTTCTATTACAACGAAGGCGAGTATGATCGGGCCATAAAGGATTACAGCAACGCCGTCTCTTTGAAGCCTGACCTTGCCGAGGCCTATTATCATCGGGGACTCGCATATTACAAGATGGACAAGTATGATGAGGCAATTGAGGATTACAGTAAGGCCATCTCCCTTTATCCTCCGCCCGGCGAAGCCCAACTTTACCACAATCGGGGACTCGTCTATCTCAAGAAAGGTTCCTATGACAAGGCCATTGAAGATTACACAAAGGCGATAACGATAAACCCCAAATTCACTGAAGGGTATCATAATCGTGGTATCGCGTATTCGCGGAAGGGCATGTATGACGAGGCGATTGAGGATTATAACAGGGCCCTGTCCATCAGGCCTAATTATGGCGGAGCGTATTTCTCGCGTGGTATCGCTTATGTGAGGAAGGCGGCGGAGGACTTCAGAAAGGTCTGTGATATGGGTGACAAGAATGCCTGTGAGAATCTTAAGCAGCTTTCGGAGGAATAGTCAAAGGGCTATTGTCATAATCTTGGCGGGGCAGAAGATCTTTCGAAAACCGGTGATCCGATTTCCGCGCGAGGGATACCGAAAGAGACGGGAGACGTCGTTTCCGCATCCTTCTTGGGCGTCATGAGGATGATACTGATTCTGCGGTTCCGTGGGTCCTTTGGGTCTTCTTTTATAAAAGGCAGCGTGTCAGCGAAACCTGCAACCCTTGTCAGACGCGCAGGGTCGAGTCCGTATTGTTCGAGGAGTTTTCGTGCGGCGAGCGCCCGTTCCGTTGAGAGCTCCCAGTTGCCGTACGTGGAAGATTTGTACAGCAGCGAATCAGTGTGGCCTTCGATGGCGACGGGGTTCGGTAAATTGCCGATGCTGTCACCGATCACCTGGAGTATTTTGGAAGCGAGGGGGGTCGGCGTTGACGCACCGAGGTTAAACATCGGCTTCCCCTCCTTGTCGACGAGCTGGATGCGCACCCCTCCTTCGAAAACATCTATAATCACCTGATCCTTGATGTCCCCGAGTCTTTCTTCGACTGCCTTCCTTATTGTCTCCTTGATCTCCTGGGGTTTTATCACATATCCTGTTCCCAGAAGTTCCCTGGTAGCCTTCTTCTCGTCTTCGCCGGGTTGGTCGAACATTTCACTCGATTTCTCCATAAAGGACGAACCGCTCTGCTGAAAGATGCTGAACCGCTTAAAGTATGCAGAGACCCTTGCCCTCTTTTCAGGAGCGATCATGGTAATGAGCCACAGAAGTAGGAAGAATGCCATCAGGGCGGTAACAAAGTCTGCATAGGCAACCTTCCAGGACCCGCCGTGGTGGCCCCCGTGGCCTGTCTTCTTAATCTTTTTGATAATGATTCTCTGCTCTTTCACTTCGGACGGGACCGTACTTCCTTCTCAAGTTCATCAAAGCTCGGTTTGGCCGTGCCGGGAATTGCCCTCCTCCCGAATTCCACGGCTATCTGGGGGGCCGCACCCCCTACAAAGGCCACGAGGGCAACTTTGATGACCTGGAAAAAGACGCTGTTTTGCTCTGCCGAGTGCTCGAGATTCGTTGCCATGGGACCGACGAACCCGTAGCACATCAAGACTCCGAGGAAGGTCCCCACAAGAGCTGCACCGATGCTGTGGCCGAGTACGGCAGGAGGCTGGTCAATCTTGCCCATGGTAAGGACAACGCCGAGAACCGCTGCAACGATACCGAGGCCGGGCAGGGCGTCTGCTATCTTTGCCACGCTGTTTGAAGGGATCATGGCCTCCTTCTGATGGGTCTCTATCTCGATATCCATGAGACTGTCGAGTTCGTGGGACGGGACATTTGTCGTTATGATCACCTTCAGATTGTCGCAGATAAAATCGATCGCATGGTGGTTAGACATGACACCTCTATATTTACTGAATATGGCGCTGTTCTGTGGATTTTCTATATCCGCTTCGACGGATATGAGGCCCTCCTTCCGTATCTTGGTAAAGAGCTGGAAGAGCAGGGAGAGGAGTTCAAGATAGATTGTCTTGCCGAGGTTCTTGGACTTTACGACCGTAAAGATATTTTTGAAAACGGCTGATACGACCTTTGGAGGAGATGCGATGAGAAAGCCGCCTATGGCTGCTCCGAAGATGATGACAACCTCAGCCGGCTGAAAGAGGACGCTGAGGTTCCCGTGCTCCATAAGGAAGCCACCTATGACCGAGCCTAAGACAACGATGATGCCGATGATCGCAAACATTACGGGTTTACCTCATGACAATGAAGAGGTGTCTTCATGGTTCTTTCGTGCCCCTCGCTCCTCCTGTCTGTTTCTCCGAACCTACCGCCTTTTCTCCATCGAAAAAGTCTGCATAATCGTTAGCGACATGGTTTCCTTCAGTCCTTGAGGGAAGGGGAAGTTCTATCGTGAACGTTGTACCTTCCCCCTCTGCACTTTCGACGGTTATGCTTCCTCCGTGTTCTGTGATAATGCCGTGGGAGATCGAGAGGCCGAGCCCTGTTCCTGATCCGACAGGCTTTGTGGTGAAAAAGGGGTCGAAGATCCGCGGGATGATATCCTTCGGAATGCCGGGACCATTGTCGGAGATCCCTACGATCACCTTTTGCCCGGCATTGTCAAGGCGTGTCGAGAAAACGATTGTCCCGTCATTCCTGTTAAGCTCGGAAATTGCCTGTTCTGCATTGAGGAGGATATTCAGGATCACCTGCTGGATCTGTTGCGAGTCAACAAAGACGCTCTTGACGACGTCATAGTCCCTCACAATCTCAATGTCGCTCGATCTCAGCCAATAAATCCGGAGTTCAATCGCCCTTTCAATGATATCATTGATCGACTCAAGGGTCCTGGAAGGGGTCTTTTGTCGTGAGAAGGTGAGGAGGTTTGCCACAATCTTCTTGCACCGGTCTGCGCTCTCAAGGATCTTCCGAAGTTCCTTTTCCATATCCCTGTCAGGAAACTTCATGCGGAGGATCTCCGTGTACGCTGTAATTCCGGTAAGGGGGTTGTTAATTTCATGAGCCACGCCCGACACCAGAAGACCGAGGGAGGCAAGCTTGTCGGAATGGTAAAGCTGGTCCTTGAGTCGCTTCATTTCGCTGATATTCTTCATGATGTAGATCGTCAAAGGCTTATCGCCATAATCCAGAGGAAAGGAACTGATGAGATAGATCTCGTCGTTGATACTTCTCTCTTCCGTATGGGGCTGGCCACTTTTATTCGGTATGCATGATTCCTCGGGATCGATTCCGAAGAGTTCATGACACTTCATTCCTATAATGTCTTGCGGTAGTTTCCCGAAAGCTGCCGAGAGAGCCCGGTTCGCTTTGACGATCGTTCCCTCAGCATCAGTCATAAAGATAAAATCGGTAATGGCGTCGAACATCGCTATCCAGTGCCTTTGGCTTTCGATGATAAGGTTGTCCCGCTCAGCGCGTTCAAGTTCCAACTCGTGCCTGGCGAGGGCTCGGTCAAGAATAAGGGGAAGGGAATCGAAATACCTGACGCCTTTCGTCAGACAATCATGGGCGCCTTCCCTCAGGGCCCTGAGCGCCGTCTCTTCATTGCCGGTCAACATCATCATGATCGCCGGTATCCGTATTCCCCGTTTCCTCATCTCTCTAAGGAATCCGAAGCCATCCAAGCCAGGAAGAACCTGGTTGACGAAGACGGCCTTTACGTTTTGCCTTTTTATGATATCGAGACCGGTCTCTGCCGATGAGACAAATTCAAGATTATTGTCCATTTCATACCGTCTGAAGACCATACGGATGAGTTCGTGGTCGAGGAGACTGCCATCGATGAAGAGCAGCGAAGCGTCTCCGAAATAGTCCTTGATCTTGCTTTGACTCCTATGGTGTTCCATGCTTGGCACTGACAAAAATAATGTCGACCCTTCTGTTCTTTGCGCGTCCTTCGGGTGTCACATTTGAGACTACCGGCCGGTATTCTCCGTATCCGGCAGCTGAAAACCTTGCCGGGTTGATGGTATGGTCGGCGAGAAGGGCCATGAGCACACTTGTTGCCCTGGCCGTGGAGAGTTCCCAATTCGATGCATTCTTCCCTCCCCGCACCGGCACATTGTCAGAATGTCCCTCGATCACGACGGCATTTTCAGTCCTCTTGAGCACAGAGGCGACAGATTGAAGGAGGGGTTTTGCCTCTTCCCTGATCTCTGCAGTGCCGCTGTCAAAAAGAACCGAATCGCCGAGGGATATGCGAACACCCCTCTTGTCCCGTGAAACAGTCACTCCCGGTATTGTAACAAAATTTTCGAGCGTTGACCTGATATCCTTTTCGAGTTGCATATCCTCATAGGGGATCGGCCGTATTCCCTCGATAATGTTGGTATTGAGTTCTCCCGATCCCGTTGCCCTGAAGGCCGATCTCATTGAGCCTGCAAAGCGCTCGAGTTTCCCCGTATCCACATGGCTGATCGCATACATGACTGTGAAGAACGCAAAAAGGAGCGTTATGAAGTCTGCATACGAAACTACCCATCTGTCCGTGTGATCGTCGTCCCTCTGTCGTCTCTTTCTCATCTTTCAACCCCGCTGACCCTCGTCGAGAAAGGCCCTGAGCTTCTCCTCAAGGTAATGGGTATTCATTCCCGACTGTATCCCGACAACACCTTCAAGCACCATCTCCCTCATCAAGAGGGAGCAGTGAAGTCTGTTTACGAGTTTTTTTGACATCGGAAGGAGGATGAGATTTGCCGAGCCCACTCCGTATATGGTTGCGACAAAAGCGACGGCAATGCCCGACCCGAGTTTCGCGGGGTCCGAGAGATTCTCCATGACATGAATGAGACCGAGGACAGCTCCGATGATCCCGATCGTCGGCGCAAATCCCCCTGCCGTTTCAAAGACCTTTGCGATCCGTCGTTTCTCGTCTTCGTATGTTATGTTTTCCTGTTCCATGGTCTCTTTCAGCATCTTCGGTCCCATGCCGTCAACGGCGAGACGCATGGCCTTCTGGAAGAAGGTATCCGTGATCTTTGAGATCTCCGGTTCCAGCGCAATCAGGCCATTCCGTCTCGCGATCGCTGAATAGCGGAGGATGTCTTTCAGGAAGACATCGGAATCGATCTTCTCACCAAAGAAGACATCCCTGAGAGAGGATGTTGCCTTCAGAATGTCTTGTAAGGGAAAGCTTAACATCGTTGCGCCAAAGGTTCCGCCAAAGACGATGGCCGCTGCTGTCGCCTGGAGCACGGACGTTATCTTGCCGCCCTCGAGGAGATTCCCGCCGATGACCGCAACAATTCCCAAGAGGATGCCTATGAGGCTCGAGCGATCCATGAAACATTACCCTCTCTGCTGCTTCTGCTTCCGTAACATTTCCCTCTGTCGTTTCAGGGTGTATCGGATGATTTCATCTCTCACGGTGTCGTCCATATCGATAAAGTGTAACCCTACTTCATAGGCCCCGCCGTCGGTCTCCTTTACCCATACTACCCTGCCCACGGTATTCACGCAGATGGGAGGGGTCGTGGGGAGAAGCATCCTGATCTCTCTCATATCGCCGATCTCGACCTTCTCATGGAGGGTCAGCCGGATTCCCGAAGCGCTCACATTAACAGCCTTATTTTCAGCCTCCGTAAGCCCGGTCTTTTCCATGGTGAGGGTTTCGAGGATCATATTCAACTTTGCGTCGATATCGACGAGTATGTTCCAGAGTTTGGGACTGATGGTTTCATCGGGAATACTCACATCATGCTGTTCCTTGCCGTAGCAGGAGAAGATACCTGATTTAACCGGTGTCAGATGT
The Thermodesulfovibrionales bacterium DNA segment above includes these coding regions:
- a CDS encoding ATP-binding protein, whose translation is MEHHRSQSKIKDYFGDASLLFIDGSLLDHELIRMVFRRYEMDNNLEFVSSAETGLDIIKRQNVKAVFVNQVLPGLDGFGFLREMRKRGIRIPAIMMMLTGNEETALRALREGAHDCLTKGVRYFDSLPLILDRALARHELELERAERDNLIIESQRHWIAMFDAITDFIFMTDAEGTIVKANRALSAAFGKLPQDIIGMKCHELFGIDPEESCIPNKSGQPHTEERSINDEIYLISSFPLDYGDKPLTIYIMKNISEMKRLKDQLYHSDKLASLGLLVSGVAHEINNPLTGITAYTEILRMKFPDRDMEKELRKILESADRCKKIVANLLTFSRQKTPSRTLESINDIIERAIELRIYWLRSSDIEIVRDYDVVKSVFVDSQQIQQVILNILLNAEQAISELNRNDGTIVFSTRLDNAGQKVIVGISDNGPGIPKDIIPRIFDPFFTTKPVGSGTGLGLSISHGIITEHGGSITVESAEGEGTTFTIELPLPSRTEGNHVANDYADFFDGEKAVGSEKQTGGARGTKEP
- a CDS encoding OmpA family protein, translating into MRKRRQRDDDHTDRWVVSYADFITLLFAFFTVMYAISHVDTGKLERFAGSMRSAFRATGSGELNTNIIEGIRPIPYEDMQLEKDIRSTLENFVTIPGVTVSRDKRGVRISLGDSVLFDSGTAEIREEAKPLLQSVASVLKRTENAVVIEGHSDNVPVRGGKNASNWELSTARATSVLMALLADHTINPARFSAAGYGEYRPVVSNVTPEGRAKNRRVDIIFVSAKHGTP
- a CDS encoding flagellar motor protein, with the translated sequence MDRSSLIGILLGIVAVIGGNLLEGGKITSVLQATAAAIVFGGTFGATMLSFPLQDILKATSSLRDVFFGEKIDSDVFLKDILRYSAIARRNGLIALEPEISKITDTFFQKAMRLAVDGMGPKMLKETMEQENITYEDEKRRIAKVFETAGGFAPTIGIIGAVLGLIHVMENLSDPAKLGSGIAVAFVATIYGVGSANLILLPMSKKLVNRLHCSLLMREMVLEGVVGIQSGMNTHYLEEKLRAFLDEGQRG
- a CDS encoding PilZ domain-containing protein, which gives rise to MKVSPGDTVFFRFMAETGRYRGTIISADEESLIVKPDETHLACTKGQYIVVSWEHLDHYTEVVSAEAGRIELKKMWVEKRDYFRVDDVFPVTSRIIDEHLTPVKSGIFSCYGKEQHDVSIPDETISPKLWNILVDIDAKLNMILETLTMEKTGLTEAENKAVNVSASGIRLTLHEKVEIGDMREIRMLLPTTPPICVNTVGRVVWVKETDGGAYEVGLHFIDMDDTVRDEIIRYTLKRQREMLRKQKQQRG